The Cucurbita pepo subsp. pepo cultivar mu-cu-16 chromosome LG15, ASM280686v2, whole genome shotgun sequence genome contains the following window.
ccatttagagtaatttagagttatttcattaatgtacttcaagactttttatttactttaggttacaattacataatgctTAATTATGGCCAGTAAacatgaatgttacaactcttcgAATGCCTTtcatagtttcattttgaggctatataaagtcatgtatgttgtatttgtatgTAGGCTTGTAAAATACAGTAAaaggagcatttgtgcttttctttagccaatgactaagtttttttGCAATTaaatgtagtttaggttgcaggTAGAATCATTCGaactcgacatgatcaattttgcttgtggagtgattcgaatctcactccagtgttcttgccttgagatatttgatcaataagaatcattcaagctagacataatcgatcttgcttgtggagtgattcgaatcttaaacaatattcttgccttgaaatattagatcaacaaggtaatccaaatcttactccccttgtagtgatttcccCATATCAAACGAGAAGACgaaatgaaatacaaacaaaacaaaatcaaaatgaagcAAAACATTGAGAATGTGGAAAGTGCATTAAAATTTCGCACCATTTCAAAAGACATACAACACCACTATCAAAGTTATTTACAAATGGAGAATAGGGGTAGGGGatacaaaagaatacaaaatcaactaaaaaagaatacaaCTGATTGATGTCCCGGGTTGACACCCCTTTGTGAAAAAGTAGCTCCTAAGCCCTCCCCACCTTGAACGGTAccgaaaaaaaagaaagaaaaaagggatgagtataaaaatatactaagtacgcaacctacttgtaggctctcatcgccTTCTTCTCCTAGTAGGATTTCACGACTTTCCATTGGTCTAAACGATGTTCCAAGTGGTTCTTCATTGTTCATCTACCTGTGTAGTCCCTAGCCCCTCATCGAGACTGGTTTACAACGTCACAGCGTCGACCTTGACAGTTTTTACACTCATTAGAAGTTGTTCATGCAATACCATCTACCCGCGTAGTCCCTGATCTCTTTCCAGACCGGTTTATGAAGTCGCAACGTCAACCTTGACTCGTTTCTACGCTCAATATGGGCTCTCATCTTGACACCTACTCGTGTAGTCTCTAGACCAACAAGGACTGGTTTACATGTTCACCTATTTCTACATTCAATAGGGTCCATGTCTTGAGCTACATACCCATGTAGTCCCTAGTTCTTCTCAAGAACTTGTTTAATGGGATTAGAGGATCGGTAGTTTCTAACCCTCAGTTCTACATGTAAACCGCACTATGTATAGTGTCCTACTCTTGACTGTGATCTTAGTGCATGCTCTACTAGGAAAATATGTCTATCAACCATTTCTAACACATGAATCATGACTACCCATTCACATATGTTATTTAAGCAGGTATTCCTGTCAAGCCTTAATGCATGAAAACCATAAATCATATACACAATCAacagataacatccatcaatcgCCTGGAGCATCATAATATCCCTTCCTCTATCATACCGCAACAGaagttattaaattaaacatgtTTCTCAATTCTCTTGTTCCAAAGgaaatttcacaattttatcATGTACCTGACGTAATTATCCAAATTGTTCCTTCTATGTTCTAATCATACATATTCCAGCCACCTAGGGTACAATATGCTCGCATACTAGATTGTTCTAGCGATCCCTACAATTATCACTGGCCTCTTCAACATgaaaaagtttatatatttttggtttcttattagtagaaaaaaaaatatagtaaccCAACATCATCTCAAGCATAAACATGATCCAAGTTACATGTTAACAAGCATCTTAGAATTAACACATAAGATTGAGTTTAAAGGATTATTGAGTGTTTTAAAAGACATAGCATAGAGATAGCATAGAGATTGACATATCAACACAAAAAGTGTTAAATTAGacattgatatatatatatatatatatacgaaTATAACTTGGGATAATTGCTTAACTAAAATTGGTAAACAGAAATAAAAATCACAAATATGAAGCAAATGGGTAGATGCATGCAGATTTGAGTGACTAAATTATGCTTtgatttgaaggaaaatggttgagaaaagaaatttggtaTTGTTGATAAAACTTAGAACATGAGCTGCATTCAAAGCTAGGAGTGAATAAACACAGTGATTTTGTAATATGAAGTAAATGAGAGCTCTGGAGAAGGTGAGCTGCAAAATCATGTGTATAAGATCGGTAGGTCTAAACGTAGATTTTGGGCCAAACCCATTTTCTGCAATTTGCGTGGACAGAGTGAGGTAGTGGTATTTAGGCCCCATGATCACCTTATATATATACCTCTTCACTCAAAGCATACACATGCATATGCAAATGGCTTCTCATAAACTTTCTTCTCTTGtgttcttcctgttcttcGGAATAGGAATTTGTTCTGCAGCGAGACGTTTGTCAAGTTCTTACGAAGGATATGGTTCTTCAAGTGGTCATGGTTATAGTAGCTATGCTTCCGTAGGAGAATATGGTGTTGAAAATTATGGCAATGGATATGGTAAAGATGGTGCATATGGAGGAAAATACGGGGAATACAATGGAGGAAAGTACGGGGGATATGACGGAGGAAAACACGAGGGATATGATAGTGGAAACTACGGGGGATACGGCAGAGGTAGACACGAAGGATACGATGGAGGAAACTATGGGGGATACTGTAGAGGTAAGCATGAGGAATACGGTAGAGGTAAACACGAGGAATACGACAGAGATAAACATGAGGGATACAGTGGAGGAAACTATGGAGGATACGGTGGAGGAAACTATGGAGGCTACGGTGGAGGTAAACACGAGGAATATGACAGACATAAACATGAGGAATACGACAGAGATAAACACGAGAGATACGATGGAGGAAACTATGGAGGATACGGTGGAGGTAAGCACGAGGAATACGGCAGAGATAAGCACGAGGAATACGGCAGAGATAtgttgaagctaataatagagtttgaatgagttgttgaagctaataatagaGTTTGAATGAGTTGAATGAGTTACTGCCGAAGAGAAGAAGGAggtgaattcaatttcatccacacAAATCTCAACCAACTCCGGGAATCTCCCTATAAAAGGACCTCCCTccccatcattcaaatcactcctccTCTCAATCTCACTTCAGTTTTCTGTTGTCAccaacaactggtatcagagcaatcTTGCAGCAGCAAAAAAAATGGCAGCAGAAAAACAAGTTGAGAGCTACGTTCAGCCCGCCATCCCGAGGTTCgatggtcactatgatcattgggcgatgttgatggaaaattttctcagaTCAAAGGAGTTCTTTGATATGGTGGAGACGGGTTATGAAGAGCCAAATGAAGGCGAGGTACTCTCAGCTGGTCAACAGCAACTGTTGGCAGCATCGAAGCTGAAGGACCTGAAGGTCAAGAACTATTTATTTCAGTCCATTGATAGGACTATCTTGGAAACAATGCTTCAGAAGAAGACATCCAAGGAAATTTGGGATTCTATGAGGAGGAAGTATCAAGGCTCAACGAGAGTAAAACGTGCTCAACTACAAGCCGTCAGAAGAGACTTTGAAATTCTCCAAATGCAAAAGGGAGAAACGGTGAATGATTATATTGGCAAGGTTATAAGTCTTGCAAGTAAAATGAGGATGCATGGTGGTTCAATCACGGAGGTTGCGGTCGTAGAAAAGATTTTGCGATCACTAACTCCAAAGTTCGATTACATTGTATGTTCTATCGAAGAAGCAAACAATGTCGAAGAGATGCAAATAGATGAACTCCAAAGCTCCCTGTTAGTACATGAGCAGAGGCTCAATCGTACAAGTGCAATAGAGGAGATGACAGCCTTAAAAATATCCACACCAGGTGAATCTTCAAGCCCTAGAGGTAGAGGGCAAAGAAGAGGCAGAGGTCGTGGGAGAGGCAGTCGAGAAAGAAGTGGAGATGTTGGCAGGTCAGTAGACCTAGCCagaaatgattatgaaaaCAAAGGCAAGAGACACTTTGACAAGTCCAAGGTGGAATGCTACAGATGTGGACGCCTTGgacattacaaaaatgaatgctATACCAGGcttcaaaaggagaaaagagatcaatccaattttgtggagagaagagaagaagaaacattatTAATGTCATTCCATGCTATGAAGGTTGCAGATCAAGGTGTATGGGTCGTAGACTCTGGATGCAGCAATCATATGACAGGTTGTAAGGAATTCTTCTCAACTctagatgaaaattttcatactacGGTTTCTCTCGGCAACAATTCAACTCTCCAAGTGATGGGGAAAGGAACCGTAGATATCAAGACTAGAAATGGCTTTGTAGAGTCTATTTCTAATGTATTCTACATCCCTGATCTGAAAGCCAACTTACTTAGTATCGGTCaattacaagaaaaggggtatgtgatcacattccaaaatgatgaatgtgaaatttatgactccaaaagaggaTCGATTGCTAAGATGAAGATGACCACCAACCGTCTATATCCGTTGACGTTAAATATCGTTgccaaaagtttgatggtgaagaaagaagataccaCCTGGCTTTGGCATTTTAGGTATGGTCATCTACACTTCAAAGGATTAAAGACGTTGTCCTCAAAGAAGATGGTAACTGGGTTGCCAGATATTACTCCACCAACGGAAATTTGCGAGAGCTGTGTAGTAgcaaaacatgaaagaaactCTTTTCCATCTGGAAAATCAAGAAGAGCTCAAgcaattttggagttgattcATTCGGACATATGTGGTCCCATCTCTCCAGCATCAAATGGtaacaagaaatatttcatgaccCTCATCGATGATTTTAGTCGAAAAACATGGACTTATTTCTTGCACGCCAAATCAGAAGCCTTTGATTGCTTCAAAAAGTTTTGTGCTACTATGAAGACGGAAACTGGAAGAAGAGTCAAGGCTTTAAGAACTGACAGAGGTGGAGAATTCTGCTCGAACGagtttattcaattttgtgaAGAGAAGGGCATACGGAGGCAGTTAACAACAGCATATacaccacaacaaaatggtgtggccgaaaggaaaaacaggaCCATTCTCAACATGGTTCGAAGTTTACTAAATAAAGGAGAAGTCCCGAAGGAATTCTGGCCAGAAGCTGTCGTGTGGTCCGTTCACATTCTCAACCGGAGTCCTACCTTTTCTGTTAGAGATATGACTCCACAAGAAGCATGGAGCGGAAGAAAACCTGCAGTAGACCACTTTAGAATCTTTGGGTGCATAGCATATGCACACGTTCCTgatgagaaaaggaagaaacttgaAGACAAGAGTTTGAAGTGTGTATTCCTTGGAGTAAGCGAGACCTCTAAGGCGTACAAGCTTTATGATCCTTTGACAAAGAAGGTGGTGGTAAGTCGTGATGTAGTCTTTGACGAAAAGAAGACTTGGACATGGGAAGAAAAGATCACTGTAAATCAGCAGATTCCTGTAgatcttgaagaagaacaaactgaAGCCCCTATTCAGCCTCACTATGAGCATGGAGAGAGCTCATCACAAGCTCAACAAGAAGAACCAGTAGAAGAAGATCATGATCATAATCAAAGAcatccaagaacaagaaagagaccAAACTGGATGATTGATTATGAGATGGACTATGAATCAAGTGATAGTGGTTATTTTGCATTCTTTATGGATAGTGATCCAATTGTCTATGAAGAAGcagtaaaggagaagaaatggaaggaagcTATGGACagtgaaatcaaatccatagagaagaacaagacgtggGAGCTCACTGATCTTCCTAGAGGGCAGAAAACAATCGGAgtaaaatgggttttcaaaaccaagttgAATGAAAACGGTGAGGTGGATAAGTACAAGGCGCGACTTGTTGCAAAAGGATACAAGCAAAAGTATGGAATTGATTATAAGGAGGTATTTGCACCAGTGGCACGTCAAGATACTATCAGGCTCATAATTTCTATTGCAGCACAGAAATCTTGGCCTATTTATCAACTTGATGTGAAATCGGCCTTCTTACATGGAGAGCTTCAAGAAGAAGTATATGTGGAGCAACCAGAAGGTTTTGTTCAAAAAGGCAAAGAGGAACAAGTATACAAGTTGAAGAAAGCTTTGTACGGTTTGAAGCAAGCTCCGAGGGCATGGTACAGTCGCattgattctcattttgaaaagatgggATTCACTAAATGCCCGTATGAACATACGTTGTATGTGAAAACTGAAAAGGGAGGTAACATTATCATTATTTGCTTATACGttgatgatttaatatttactggcaataatgaagaaatgtttgaattttttaagaagagcatgatgaaggaatttgaaatgacAGATCTTGGCTtgatgagatattttcttGGAGTAGAAGTTACTCAAACTCCCGCAGGTAACTTTATCTGTCAGAAGAAGTATGCTCAAGAATTACttgaaagatttaaattgGATGAGCGCACATTTGGAACTCCATCAGAATTGGGTTTAAAGTTGCACAAGGATATTGACGGGCGAGAGGTTGATAATAGGTACTTCAAACAAATTGTGGGAAGTTTGATGTACCTAACTTCAACCAGACCAGACATCATGTATGCGGTTAGTATGATAAGTCGTTACATGGAGCATCCAACGGAAAAACATCTCAATGCAGCAAGAAGGATACTTCGTTATGTGAGAGGAACCTTTGATTTGGGGGTATTCTACAAGAAAGGAGATGATCCGAAGATGGTTGGCTATACAGATAGTGACTATGCAGGTGATATAGACGATCGTAAAAGTACTTCAGGAAGTATTTTCATGATGAGTTCAGGAGCTATTTGCTGGTCTTCAAAGAAGCAACCTATTGTAACACTCTCAACTACAGAAGCAGAATTtgtggcagcagcagcatgCTCGTGCCAAGcaatttggttaagaaaaatgcttgaaattcttaatcaTAAGCAACCAGGTACGAcggttatatattgtgataatatgTCAACTATTAAGTTGTCTAAAAATCCTGTGTTGCATGGAAGGAGCAAGCACATCGATGTTCGATTTCATTTCTTGCGTGATTTGTGTAAAGAAGGCATTATTGAACTCAACTTTTGCCGAAGTGATGAACAAATCGCAGATCTATTCACAAAGCCCTTGAAACAACCATTGTTCGAGAAGCttagaagaaaaatgggaATGTGCAGAATCCAAGATGTATAACAAGATGACGAAGTGAAGTCCTAAACTGATTTCTGCAGAATTCAGTTTAAGGGAGGGtgttgaagctaataatagagtttgaatgagttgttgaagctaataatagaGTTTGAATGAGTTGAATGAGTTACTGCCGAAGAGAAGAAGGAggtgaattcaatttcatccacacAAATCTCAACCAACTCCGGGAATCTCCCTATAAAAGGACCTCCCTccccatcattcaaatcactcctccTCTCAATCTCACTTCAGTTTTCTGTTGTCACCAACAAGATAAACACGAGGGGTACGATGGAGAAAACTATGGAGGATACGGCGGAGGTAAACATGAGGAATACTTTAAAGATAAACACGAGGGATACGATAGAGGAAACTATGGGGGATATGGCAGAGGTAAGTTTGAGGGATACGGTGGAAGTAAACACGAGGAATATGGTGGAGGAAACTACGATGGATACGGTGGAGGTAAACACGAGGGATATGCCCCCTGAGAAACACATTTTTAGCGGTacaatatacatatataaataattctcTCCCTCATGTATTCAAATGAGAGCTCTTTGTTGTACTTtctctttaaataaataaataaataagtgacTCATTTAGATTCCAAGGAGTAGTTAGAGACCTCATTAGATTGAGTTTATTCCCTTGTTCTGCAACCGAGGGTGTTAAATCATAGATGAATACCTTAGCACCAGGAACAATTAATTCTTGGAATAGTCTAGcagataaattttttatcaagTATTTCCCACCCACTAGAAACACATtcttcaaaaatgaaattgttgCTTGTCAATagtttgaagatgaaacaCTTAACTTGGGGAGAGATTCAAGAAGAGGCTTAAAAGGTGTCTTCACCATGAACTACTTCATTGTATCCATATGGAGACTTTCTACAATGGATTGAATATTGCTACTAAACAAGTAGTTGATGCTTAAGACGTACAATGAAACTTATGAGATTCTAGAAAGAATAGCatctaataattttcaatGGGTTGATGTGAGgagaaatccaagaaaaagACTCAAGGAGTACTTGAAGTTGATGATTTGACGTCTATCAATGCTCAATTAGCTTCGGTGAATAATATTCTACAAAATCTAGCGTTAAGACAAGACTCAATGACTAAAGCACCTGTCCAATCTGCTGCTATAATGACTCAAACAACAATTAAATCTTGCGTATATGAAGAACACACTTTTGATCAATGTCCAAATAACCCgacttcaatttttatttgagaaaTCAAGCTAGTTAAGGCAACCAGAAAAATAATCTATTCTCAAACACTTATAACCCATGGTGGAGAAACCATCCAAACTTCTCATGGAAGGGACAAAGCCCATACAATCAACGAATGTCACCTAAATCAAATTACCCTCTAGGTTTTGGACTTCAAAATCAATGGCATATGGTCCTCAACAAGCCAATAcccaaatgaaaagaattagCCAAGCTCAACACATACCGAGAACATCGCTTGAGAGCCTAATAAATATATggctaaaaataatattgtgaTAAGCAAGCATTCTTGCgaaatttgaaagttcaagTAGGTCAATTAGCAACTGAGTTACGAAATAGACCTCTTGAGAAGATGTGATCAGAAACCTAAACACCAAAAAGAGAAGGTAAGGAGCAGTGTCAAGCAACAGTCACTAAAGAACACAACGACAGTCACTCCCAGAGTAGATGAACATAAGGtgcaaaacaaaaattatgcaAAAACAGTACATTCTCCTAAAACCCAGGCAACAATCAGCAGTGAAC
Protein-coding sequences here:
- the LOC111811496 gene encoding keratin, type I cytoskeletal 9-like (The sequence of the model RefSeq protein was modified relative to this genomic sequence to represent the inferred CDS: added 24 bases not found in genome assembly): MQMAYHKLSSLVFFLFFGIGICSAARRLSSSYEGYGSSSGHGYSSYASVGEYGVENYGNGYGKDGAYGGKYGEYNGGKYGGYDGGKHEGYDSGNYGGYGRGRHEGYDGGNYGGYCRGKHEEYGRGKHEEYDRDKHEGYSGGNYGGYGGGNYGGYGGGKHEEYDRHKHEEYDRDKHERYDGGNYGGYGGGKHEEYGRDKHEEYGRDKHEGYDGENYGGYGGGKHEEYFKDKHEGYDRGNYGGYGRGKFEGYGGSKHEEYGGGNYDGYGGGKHEGYAP